The Microcaecilia unicolor chromosome 6, aMicUni1.1, whole genome shotgun sequence genome includes a window with the following:
- the PIGC gene encoding phosphatidylinositol N-acetylglucosaminyltransferase subunit C gives MGSPSAGTDTECRWRKVLYERQPFPDNYVDHRFLEELRKNIYVRHYQYWAVVFESGVLIQQLCSVCIFVIIWWYMDEALLTPQWLFAVTFLASLIGYILFDAVDLGAGRRMSRRTRWADLKSALVFLAFTYGFSPVLKTLTESISTDTIYAMSVLMLLGHLIFFDYGATAAIVSSTLSLNMAIFASVCLASRLPRSLHAFVMVTFAIQIFALWPTLQKKLKAQTPHCYVVVTLLFALSATVGLLTISGIGALLFALLLFSISFFCPYYLIHLQLFKDNIHGPWDEAEIKEDLSRFLM, from the coding sequence ATGGGTAGTCCGAGTGCTGGGACAGATACAGAATGCAGATGGAGGAAGGTGCTCTATGAGAGGCAGCCATTCCCAGATAACTATGTAGACCATCGCTTCCTAGAGGAGCTGCGTAAGAACATTTATGTACGACACTACCAATATTGGGCAGTGGTCTTCGAGTCCGGGGTGCTGATCCAACAACTCTGCAGCGTCTGCATCTTTGTCATTATTTGGTGGTACATGGATGAGGCTTTGTTGACCCCACAGTGGTTGTTTGCTGTCACTTTCCTGGCCTCTCTAATTGGCTACATTTTGTTTGATGCCGTTGATCTTGGGGCAGGCCGTAGGATGAGCAGACGCACGCGCTGGGCAGACCTGAAGAGCGCACTTGTCTTTCTAGCATTCACGTATGGCTTTTCCCCAGTGCTGAAGACACTGACAGAATCCATTAGCACTGACACGATCTATGCTATGTCTGTGCTTATGTTGCTGGGACATCTCATTTTCTTTGACTACGGAGCAACTGCTGCCATTGTTTCCAGTACGCTTTCCCTCAACATGGCCATCTTTGCGTCTGTGTGCCTGGCCTCCCGCCTGCCCAGGTCACTGCATGCCTTTGTAATGGTTACCTTTGCCATCCAAATCTTTGCCCTGTGGCCCACTCTGCAAAAGAAACTAAAGGCGCAGACACCCCACTGCTATGTGGTGGTTACCCTACTGTTTGCTCTCTCAGCCACAGTGGGACTTTTGACCATCTCGGGCATCGGTGCCCTGCTCTTTGCCCTGcttcttttctccatttcctTCTTCTGTCCATATTATTTGATTCATCTGCAGCTTTTCAAAGACAATATCCATGGGCCATGGGATGAAGCTGAAATTAAAGAGGATCTTTCCCGTTTTCTAATGTAA